The region GGCGACGCTGATTGCGGTGCTGATCGCTATCTTCACCTTTGGTCTTAACCGTGGCCGCACCATGGATGAAGTGATGGGCACCATCACAGATTCAATCAAAATTATCGCCATGATGCTGTTGATCATCGGCGGTGGCGGCGCGTTCAAGCAGGTGCTGGTCGACAGCGGCGTAGAAAAATACATCGCCGGTTTGATGGAAGGCAGCAACGTATCGCCAATTCTGATGGCGTGGTCCATCGCCGCGGCGCTGCGTCTGGCGCTGGGTTCCGCTACCGTGGCGGCGATCACTGCCGGCGGTATCGTCGCCCCGCTGATTGCCACCACCGGCGTCAGCCCGGAGCTGATGGTGATCGCGGTCGGTTCGGGCAGCGTGATTTTCTCTCACGTCAACGATCCGGGTTTCTGGCTGTTCAAGGAGTATTTCAACCTGAGCATCATGGAGACCCTCAAATCCTGGTCGGTGCTGGAAACCATCATCTCGGTCTGCGGGCTGGTGGGCTGTCTGCTGTTGGCAACGGTCGTATAATTTATCCGGCGCCTTTCAAGCTGCGGCATGGTTGGCCGCAGCTTGAAATTCATAGGATATTTCGAGGCTATCGGGTGCCGCGCGGCACCGGGCATCATTTCGAGTTTGGGGCGCATTGAGCGTGCAATCTACCGGACAAACCTGCGTGAGTCCCCATAAGGGCATGAAATTATGAGCAATCCGCAACACCACGTATTTATTTTGATGGGCGTTTCAGGCAGCGGTAAATCCGCCGTCGCCAGCGACGTTGCCTACCAGGCCCACGCCGCGATGCTGGACGGCGACTACCTGCACCCACGCGCCAATATCAACAAAATGGCGTCCGGGCATGCGCTGGACGACAACGATCGCGCCCCGTGGCTGACGGCACTGAACGACGCCATTTTCGCCATGCAGCGTACCAATGACGTGTCGCTGCTGGTGTGTTCGGCGCTGAAAAAAAGCTACCGCGACCGGCTGCGCGAAGGTAACAGCAACCTGCATTTTATCTATCTGAAAGGGGATAAGGCGGTGATTGAAGAGCGCTTGAAACAGCGCAAGGGGCATTTCTTCAAGCCGCAGATGCTGGTTTCTCAGTTCGCGACGCTTGAAGAGCCGGGCGAGCAGGAGCAGGACGTGCGGGCGATTGACATCAACCAGCCGCTGGACGGCGTGATCGCCGATACCTTGGCTTACATTCGCAGCGTCGCAACCCCGCAATAACCGGCTGCGCCATGATACCGGCGCCGCCAGGCGCCAGTATGTTCACTACAACTTCATGTAAGCCCGCACGCCGTCCAGGAACATCTGGGTCGACAACATCACCAGAATCAACCCCATCAGCCTTTCCAGCGCGCTGACCCCTTTGCTGCCCAGCAGGCGCAGGAACAGATTCGACATCAGCAATATCGCGGCGGAAATGCCCCAGGCAATCAGCAGGGCCACCACCAGATGCGAAATCTGGTTCGGATACTGGTGCGAGAGCAGCATCAGCGCCGCCAAAATCGACGGCCCTGCCACCAATGGGATCGCCAGCGGCACCAGGAAAGGTTCTTCACCGGCGGAAAGCCCGCTGCTGTTGCCCTCCTGCGAAGGGAAAATCATCTTGATGGCGATCAGGAACAGGATAATCCCGCCGGAAATGGACACGGTCTCGGTACGCAGGTTGAGGAACGCCAGGATTTTCTCGCCGGCGAACAGGAAAATCAGCATCAGCAGCAGGGCGATCAGCAGCTCGCGAATCAACACCATCCGCCGGCGGCGCGGCTCCAGATGCTTGAGCACCGACATGAAAATCGGCAGGTTGCCCAGCGGATCCATGATTAAAAACAGCAATACCGTGACTGAAATCATCTCTGTCATTATTACCTCAGAATTAAAAAAACACGCCGCCCATCCCGACGGTGCACAGGCCATAGCCGAGGGCTTTCAAGTGCCGGTAACCACGCTGCGGCTTGAAAGACTGCGGGTATATAAGAAGGATTGCTGAGAATCGCTCACCCATCGAATAAATTCACTTTGCGCCCGCGCCGACATTTTGTAAGGTGGAGAGATATTGCACACAACTCTAAGTAGTCATCCTCCAAAGCAGGGCAGTTATTATGAAAAACGTTGGTTTCATCGGTTGGCGCGGAATGGTCGGCTCCGTACTCATGCAACGCATGACGGAAGAGCGCGATTTCGACGCCATTCGCCCGGTCTTTTTCTCCACTTCGCAGCACGGTTCTGCGGCGCCGGCATTCGGCGGCCAGCAGGGCACGCTGCAAGATGCTTACGATGTTGACGCGCTG is a window of Serratia plymuthica DNA encoding:
- a CDS encoding YhgN family NAAT transporter yields the protein MTEMISVTVLLFLIMDPLGNLPIFMSVLKHLEPRRRRMVLIRELLIALLLMLIFLFAGEKILAFLNLRTETVSISGGIILFLIAIKMIFPSQEGNSSGLSAGEEPFLVPLAIPLVAGPSILAALMLLSHQYPNQISHLVVALLIAWGISAAILLMSNLFLRLLGSKGVSALERLMGLILVMLSTQMFLDGVRAYMKL
- the gntK gene encoding gluconokinase, producing MSNPQHHVFILMGVSGSGKSAVASDVAYQAHAAMLDGDYLHPRANINKMASGHALDDNDRAPWLTALNDAIFAMQRTNDVSLLVCSALKKSYRDRLREGNSNLHFIYLKGDKAVIEERLKQRKGHFFKPQMLVSQFATLEEPGEQEQDVRAIDINQPLDGVIADTLAYIRSVATPQ